A genome region from Microbacterium terricola includes the following:
- a CDS encoding MFS transporter, translating into MAVAGVQRRTVAVLSVGQILGGLAFGATISLGAVLAAEISGDEAYSGLAAAAVTLGTAAVAVPLATLARRRGRRLSLAVGMTVALVGVVLVVLAAGLASFPLLLAAFGLVGAGQAANLQSRFAAADLATDATRGRDLSIVVWATTIGAVLGPNLTGPGEALGDAVGMPPLTGPYLFTVIAQVFAIAVYLLALRPDPLLLAHEVVAASDASARTAIAKPDQPAVARYAIFAVAAAHGVMVSVMAMTPVHLLHHGASLSIIGLTISLHIAGMYALAPVFGLLADRLGRIPTIVVGQVILAAALVTASFGQESTGAVTIALVLLGLGWSATTVAGAALLTEASSEARRTRRQGLSDLTMSLVGAIGAIAAGLVLAWIGYGGLALVVGVAVIATVLLAPLGRTQRVAADARRV; encoded by the coding sequence GTGGCGGTGGCCGGCGTGCAGCGTCGCACCGTCGCCGTCCTCTCGGTGGGACAGATCCTCGGCGGTCTCGCCTTCGGGGCGACGATCTCGCTGGGCGCCGTGCTGGCCGCGGAGATCTCGGGCGATGAGGCGTACTCCGGACTCGCCGCCGCGGCCGTGACGCTCGGCACCGCCGCCGTGGCGGTGCCGCTGGCGACACTCGCGCGCCGGCGCGGTCGACGTCTCTCGCTCGCCGTCGGCATGACGGTCGCACTCGTCGGCGTCGTGCTCGTCGTCCTGGCTGCCGGCCTCGCCTCGTTCCCCCTGCTGCTGGCGGCCTTCGGCCTCGTCGGCGCCGGCCAGGCGGCGAACCTGCAGTCGCGGTTCGCCGCCGCCGATCTCGCGACCGACGCGACCCGCGGGCGAGACCTGTCGATCGTCGTCTGGGCGACGACGATCGGCGCCGTGCTCGGGCCGAACCTCACCGGCCCCGGCGAGGCGCTGGGCGACGCCGTCGGCATGCCCCCGCTGACGGGTCCGTATCTGTTCACCGTGATCGCGCAGGTCTTCGCCATCGCCGTCTACCTGCTCGCGCTCCGCCCCGATCCGCTGCTGCTCGCGCACGAGGTCGTCGCGGCGTCCGACGCGTCGGCCCGCACGGCGATCGCGAAGCCCGACCAGCCGGCCGTCGCCCGCTACGCGATCTTCGCGGTGGCAGCCGCGCACGGTGTGATGGTGTCCGTGATGGCGATGACCCCGGTGCACCTCCTGCATCACGGCGCATCGCTGTCGATCATCGGACTGACGATCAGCCTGCACATCGCCGGCATGTACGCGCTGGCGCCGGTGTTCGGCCTCCTGGCGGACCGACTGGGACGCATCCCGACCATCGTCGTGGGGCAGGTCATCCTGGCCGCCGCGCTCGTGACGGCATCGTTCGGGCAGGAGTCCACCGGCGCCGTGACGATCGCGCTGGTGCTGCTCGGCCTGGGCTGGAGCGCGACCACGGTGGCCGGTGCAGCGCTCCTCACCGAGGCATCGTCCGAGGCGCGGCGGACACGCCGCCAAGGCCTGAGCGACCTCACGATGAGCCTCGTCGGCGCGATCGGAGCGATCGCCGCGGGCCTCGTGCTCGCGTGGATCGGATACGGCGGTCTCGCGCTCGTCGTCGGCGTCGCCGTGATCGCCACGGTGCTGCTCGCACCGTTGGGGCGCACTCAGCGGGTTGCCGCCGACGCGCGACGCGTGTGA
- a CDS encoding HPr family phosphocarrier protein, whose translation MAERQATIASSSGLHARPAKLFVQAVQEKGVPVTIAVEGGADLNAGSILSLMGLGASQGTVVTLKAEGDGAEQALDELAALLETDLDAE comes from the coding sequence ATGGCAGAACGTCAGGCCACCATCGCCAGCAGCTCCGGGCTGCACGCCCGCCCCGCGAAGCTGTTCGTGCAGGCGGTGCAGGAGAAGGGCGTCCCCGTGACCATCGCGGTCGAGGGCGGTGCCGACCTCAACGCCGGCAGCATCCTCTCCCTGATGGGACTGGGCGCATCGCAGGGCACGGTCGTCACCCTGAAGGCCGAGGGCGACGGCGCCGAGCAGGCGCTCGATGAGCTCGCCGCTCTCCTGGAGACCGACCTCGACGCGGAGTGA
- a CDS encoding LysR family transcriptional regulator, with amino-acid sequence MPDLSDPDIDPRALRVIKAVADQGSITGAAALLGYSQPAVSQQLKRIEQQLQVPIIERVGRGVRLTEAGRVLARHAGAVTSALEAAAGELAELRGLRAGRVRLAGFPSASATIIPRLLARLEAEHRGVAVTYLEAEPPEAVEAVREDRADIALTFSYPGDRDDPHGPSARGLSVRAVGRDDLLAVLPSGHPAADGEAVDVAALAGESWIAGCPRCRGHLLESCARAGFVPRIAFETDNFVAVEGLVAQGIGVATLPRMAVESFPQLPGVVTLPLPPEEARTIHVVTAHGADRVPAIRTTLAAIERLVARH; translated from the coding sequence ATGCCCGATCTCAGCGATCCCGACATCGATCCGCGCGCGCTCCGCGTCATCAAGGCGGTCGCCGATCAGGGCTCGATCACGGGAGCCGCCGCCCTGCTCGGGTACAGTCAGCCGGCCGTCAGCCAGCAGCTCAAGCGCATCGAGCAGCAGCTCCAGGTCCCGATCATCGAGCGGGTGGGTCGCGGTGTCCGCCTGACGGAGGCGGGACGCGTGCTCGCGCGGCATGCGGGGGCGGTGACCAGCGCGCTGGAGGCTGCAGCGGGCGAGCTCGCCGAGCTCCGCGGGCTGCGGGCAGGGCGGGTCAGGCTCGCCGGCTTCCCGTCCGCCTCGGCGACGATCATTCCGCGACTGCTCGCCCGGCTCGAGGCCGAGCACCGTGGCGTCGCGGTCACCTATCTCGAGGCGGAGCCGCCCGAGGCCGTCGAGGCGGTGCGTGAGGACCGCGCCGACATCGCCCTCACCTTCAGCTATCCGGGGGATCGCGACGATCCGCACGGTCCGAGCGCGCGGGGCCTGTCCGTGCGGGCGGTCGGACGCGACGACCTGCTCGCGGTCCTGCCGTCGGGGCATCCGGCGGCCGACGGCGAGGCGGTCGACGTCGCCGCGCTGGCCGGTGAGAGCTGGATCGCCGGGTGCCCGCGCTGTCGGGGGCATCTTCTCGAGTCCTGCGCGCGGGCGGGGTTCGTGCCGCGGATCGCGTTCGAGACCGACAACTTCGTCGCCGTGGAGGGTCTGGTGGCCCAGGGCATCGGCGTCGCGACGCTGCCGCGCATGGCCGTCGAGTCGTTCCCGCAGCTACCAGGCGTCGTCACGCTTCCGCTGCCGCCGGAGGAGGCCCGCACGATCCATGTCGTGACGGCGCACGGCGCAGATCGAGTGCCGGCGATCCGCACCACCCTCGCCGCGATCGAACGGCTGGTCGCGCGCCACTGA
- the pfkB gene encoding 1-phosphofructokinase: MIVTLTANPSLDRTIVLADVLRPGDVQAAAGSREDAGGKGINVSRVVAAAGIPTLAVLPLADDDPFDAAVRHAGVPALRVPVAGLTRANVTITDPAGTTTKLNLAGATLDAAEATAVIDAVVAASADADWLVLAGSLPPGAGDDFYVRVVAAVRAAGHTPRIAVDASGPALRAVVEHAHVDLIKPNDEELAELAGVDLRPDEDAAASVLAVARGLVPDRVAAALVTLGAAGAVLVTAEGAWQGSPPPIEVASTVGAGDSSLAGYLLAEVAGAPAPDRLRSAIRYGAAAASLPGTQAPTPSDLPSGDVPVRALAHRP; this comes from the coding sequence ATGATCGTGACCCTGACGGCCAACCCGTCCCTCGACCGCACCATCGTCCTCGCCGACGTCCTTCGCCCGGGCGACGTGCAGGCCGCCGCGGGCTCCCGCGAAGACGCCGGCGGCAAGGGCATCAACGTCTCCCGCGTCGTCGCGGCCGCCGGCATCCCGACCCTCGCCGTGCTTCCGCTTGCCGACGACGACCCGTTCGACGCCGCGGTGCGCCACGCGGGCGTTCCCGCCCTGCGCGTGCCGGTCGCCGGACTCACCAGGGCGAACGTCACGATCACCGATCCGGCGGGGACCACCACCAAGCTCAACCTCGCCGGGGCGACGCTCGACGCCGCGGAGGCGACGGCCGTCATCGACGCGGTCGTCGCCGCGTCCGCGGATGCCGATTGGCTCGTGCTCGCCGGTTCCCTTCCGCCCGGGGCCGGCGACGACTTCTACGTCCGTGTCGTCGCGGCCGTCCGTGCGGCGGGGCACACGCCCAGGATCGCTGTCGACGCCTCGGGGCCCGCACTCCGCGCCGTGGTCGAGCACGCGCACGTCGACCTCATCAAGCCGAACGACGAGGAGCTCGCCGAGCTCGCCGGCGTCGATCTGCGGCCGGACGAGGATGCCGCAGCCTCCGTGCTCGCCGTCGCCCGGGGGCTGGTGCCCGACCGCGTCGCGGCCGCCCTGGTCACCCTCGGCGCCGCCGGGGCCGTGCTCGTGACGGCCGAGGGGGCATGGCAGGGCAGCCCACCGCCGATCGAGGTGGCGAGCACCGTGGGCGCCGGCGACAGTTCGCTGGCCGGCTACCTGCTCGCCGAGGTCGCCGGTGCGCCGGCGCCGGACCGGCTCCGCAGCGCCATCCGCTACGGCGCGGCCGCCGCGTCCCTCCCCGGCACGCAGGCGCCCACTCCCTCAGACCTCCCGTCGGGCGACGTGCCCGTGCGGGCGCTCGCCCACCGTCCATGA
- a CDS encoding fumarylacetoacetate hydrolase family protein, producing the protein MRIARFSHNDAIKFGIVDEGELVVLAGDPMFAGFDTTGERVPLADVALLAPVIPRSKVVCVGRNYRDHAAELGNDVPAAPMLFFKPNTSVVGPGDAVVLPAGSDFVSFEGELAAVIGRIAKNVPAENALDYVFGYAIANDLTARDWQKSDGQWARAKGFDTSCPLGPAIETEFDVDGPAVITTRLNGEVRQQGPISDMIFSLADVIAHASAAFTLLPGDVILTGTPAGVGQIVAGDTVEVEITGLGILRNTARGA; encoded by the coding sequence GTGAGAATCGCGCGCTTCAGCCACAATGACGCCATCAAGTTCGGGATCGTCGACGAGGGCGAGTTGGTCGTCCTGGCGGGCGACCCCATGTTCGCCGGATTCGACACGACGGGCGAGCGCGTGCCGCTGGCCGACGTCGCCCTGCTCGCGCCGGTGATCCCCCGCTCGAAGGTGGTGTGCGTGGGCCGCAACTACCGCGACCACGCCGCCGAGCTCGGCAACGACGTGCCGGCGGCCCCGATGCTGTTCTTCAAGCCGAACACCTCGGTCGTCGGCCCCGGCGACGCCGTCGTCCTGCCGGCCGGCTCGGACTTCGTCAGTTTCGAAGGGGAGCTCGCCGCGGTCATCGGGCGGATCGCGAAGAACGTGCCGGCCGAGAACGCGCTCGACTACGTGTTCGGCTATGCGATCGCGAACGACCTGACCGCGCGCGACTGGCAGAAGTCCGACGGGCAGTGGGCCAGGGCGAAGGGATTCGACACCTCCTGCCCGCTGGGCCCGGCGATCGAGACCGAGTTCGACGTGGACGGACCCGCCGTCATCACGACCCGACTGAACGGCGAGGTCCGCCAGCAGGGTCCCATCAGCGACATGATCTTCTCGCTCGCCGACGTCATCGCCCACGCCTCGGCGGCCTTCACGCTGCTGCCGGGCGACGTGATCCTCACCGGAACGCCCGCCGGGGTCGGTCAGATCGTCGCGGGCGACACGGTCGAGGTCGAGATCACCGGTCTCGGCATCCTCCGCAACACCGCCCGTGGCGCCTAG
- a CDS encoding aminotransferase class V-fold PLP-dependent enzyme, translated as MQSPAPLTIDAARAAFDGGSGYLAACTVGLPTRATRAAVIADLDAAAHGRPDPLAYTAAVERSRGHFAALTGVGPDRVAIGSQSSVAAALVAASLAPGAEVLIAAGDFSSIVLPFVHADRSLRVRTAPLTALADEIRPGTALVVFSLVQSATGEVADADAIIAAAATHGARTLCDATQAIGWLPVSAARFDAVICHAYKWLCAPRGVSFLTVSPELERDMPALFAGWYAGSDPWASCYGGGVELAPDATRFDVSPAWQAFVGAEPALALFAAADQDALHRHTTGLAGAFLDRIGVAAPMRKSAIVTWPDPTGDDLARLTAAGITASGRAGRARVAFHVFNDLADVARAAAAIGR; from the coding sequence ATGCAGTCCCCCGCTCCTCTGACGATCGACGCGGCACGCGCCGCGTTCGACGGCGGCAGCGGCTACCTGGCTGCCTGCACGGTGGGTCTGCCGACCCGCGCGACGAGGGCGGCCGTCATCGCTGATCTGGATGCGGCGGCCCACGGCCGCCCCGATCCCCTTGCCTACACCGCCGCGGTCGAGCGGTCGCGGGGTCATTTCGCCGCACTCACGGGCGTCGGGCCTGACCGCGTCGCGATCGGATCGCAGAGCTCCGTCGCCGCCGCGCTCGTGGCCGCCTCGCTCGCCCCCGGTGCCGAGGTGCTGATCGCCGCAGGGGACTTCTCGTCGATCGTCCTCCCGTTCGTGCACGCCGACCGAAGCCTGCGGGTGCGCACCGCACCCCTCACCGCGCTCGCCGACGAGATCCGCCCAGGCACAGCGCTCGTGGTGTTCTCGCTCGTCCAGTCGGCGACCGGCGAGGTCGCCGACGCCGACGCGATCATCGCCGCGGCCGCCACCCATGGAGCGCGGACGCTGTGCGATGCGACGCAGGCGATCGGCTGGCTGCCGGTGAGCGCCGCACGGTTCGACGCGGTCATCTGCCACGCGTACAAGTGGCTCTGCGCACCGCGCGGTGTCTCGTTCCTCACCGTCTCGCCGGAGCTCGAGCGGGACATGCCCGCACTGTTCGCCGGCTGGTATGCCGGCAGCGACCCGTGGGCCTCATGCTACGGGGGCGGCGTCGAGCTGGCCCCCGATGCCACCCGCTTCGACGTGTCGCCGGCCTGGCAGGCCTTCGTCGGGGCTGAGCCGGCGCTCGCCCTGTTCGCCGCGGCCGACCAGGACGCGCTCCACCGTCACACGACCGGCCTCGCCGGGGCGTTCCTCGACCGCATCGGCGTGGCCGCGCCGATGCGGAAGAGCGCGATCGTCACCTGGCCGGATCCGACGGGCGACGACCTCGCGCGCCTCACCGCAGCGGGGATCACGGCGTCGGGGCGCGCGGGCCGAGCCCGTGTCGCGTTCCACGTGTTCAATGACCTCGCGGACGTCGCACGGGCGGCGGCGGCGATCGGACGCTGA
- a CDS encoding PTS fructose transporter subunit IIABC, producing the protein MTDTITPALVSLDVGLGDDKAAVIRALAERVVAQGRATDADALFQDAWAREQKDETGLPGGIAIPHAKSSAVAVPSLAFARLRPGVDFGATDGPADLVFLIAAPADAAEAHLAVLSKLARSLMQEDFTGGLRSARDADEVVAIVQTAIGERDAAAPATAEPAAAAAPAAASAERTRIVAVTACATGIAHTFMAADALTAAGEKAGVDLVVEPQGSSGYQALAPDVVAAADAVIFAVDVDVREPQRFAGKPVVRSGVKRGIEQPDQLISEAIAASRNPNAARVAGTAAGGAGAAPAATQSIGARLQRWLLTGVSYMIPFVAGGGLLIALGFFLGGYNVTDNAANVVVDNSLWALPTDEITSPFGPLGQYLGSVAFIIGATSMGFIVAVLAGYIAFAIADRPGIAPGFVAGAVAVLMNAGFIGGIIGGLLAGFIAWWLGRLPAPRWLRGLMPVVIIPLLGSIFASGLLILFLGRPIATLMAWLTDWLTALSASDTGAIALGVILGLMMCFDLGGPVNKVAYLFATAGLAEASAENTAPYLIMAAVMASGMVPPLAMALASTVLGRPLFTPVERENGAAAWLLGASFISEGAIPFAAADPLRVIPASMLGGAVTGALCMWLGVQSLAPHGGIFVFFAIDPFWAFAVAIAAGTVVTALAVVALKKWARKAPAVEADLPVAAVAA; encoded by the coding sequence GTGACCGACACCATCACACCCGCCCTCGTCAGCCTCGACGTGGGTCTCGGCGACGACAAGGCGGCCGTCATCCGCGCCCTCGCGGAACGCGTCGTCGCGCAGGGCCGCGCGACCGACGCCGACGCCCTCTTCCAAGACGCCTGGGCACGTGAGCAGAAGGACGAGACGGGGCTGCCGGGAGGCATCGCCATCCCGCACGCGAAGAGCAGCGCGGTCGCCGTCCCCTCCCTGGCCTTCGCCCGGCTGCGACCCGGCGTCGATTTCGGCGCCACCGACGGACCTGCCGACCTGGTGTTCCTCATCGCGGCCCCTGCCGACGCCGCCGAGGCGCACCTCGCGGTGCTCTCCAAGCTCGCCCGCAGCCTGATGCAGGAGGACTTCACCGGAGGTCTGCGAAGTGCGCGCGACGCCGACGAGGTCGTCGCGATCGTGCAGACCGCGATCGGCGAGCGGGATGCCGCCGCCCCCGCGACGGCGGAACCAGCGGCCGCCGCCGCTCCCGCCGCGGCCAGTGCCGAGCGGACGCGGATCGTCGCGGTGACCGCGTGCGCCACGGGCATCGCCCACACCTTCATGGCCGCCGACGCGCTCACTGCGGCGGGGGAGAAGGCGGGCGTCGATCTCGTGGTCGAACCGCAGGGCTCCAGCGGTTATCAGGCACTCGCGCCCGATGTGGTCGCCGCCGCGGACGCCGTGATCTTCGCCGTGGACGTCGACGTCCGCGAACCCCAGCGCTTCGCCGGGAAGCCGGTCGTGCGCTCGGGCGTCAAGCGCGGCATCGAGCAGCCCGACCAGCTCATCAGCGAGGCGATCGCCGCCTCGCGCAACCCGAACGCGGCGCGCGTCGCCGGCACCGCGGCCGGTGGGGCAGGCGCCGCTCCCGCCGCCACGCAGTCGATCGGCGCCCGTCTCCAGCGCTGGCTGCTCACCGGTGTCAGCTACATGATCCCGTTCGTCGCCGGCGGCGGCCTGCTCATCGCGCTCGGCTTCTTCCTGGGCGGCTACAACGTCACCGACAACGCAGCGAACGTCGTCGTCGACAACTCGCTCTGGGCACTGCCGACCGACGAGATCACCTCGCCGTTCGGCCCACTGGGCCAGTACCTCGGATCGGTCGCGTTCATCATCGGCGCCACCTCCATGGGCTTCATCGTCGCCGTCCTCGCCGGCTACATCGCGTTCGCCATCGCCGACCGCCCCGGCATCGCTCCCGGCTTCGTCGCCGGTGCGGTCGCCGTCCTGATGAACGCCGGCTTCATCGGCGGCATCATCGGCGGTCTGCTGGCCGGTTTCATCGCGTGGTGGCTGGGACGCCTGCCGGCGCCGCGCTGGCTGCGCGGTCTGATGCCGGTCGTGATCATCCCGCTGCTCGGCTCGATCTTCGCGTCCGGCCTGCTGATCCTGTTCCTCGGGCGCCCGATCGCGACGCTGATGGCCTGGCTCACCGACTGGCTGACCGCCCTGTCGGCCAGCGACACCGGGGCGATCGCCCTCGGCGTCATCCTCGGACTGATGATGTGCTTCGACCTCGGCGGTCCGGTGAACAAGGTCGCGTACCTCTTCGCCACCGCCGGACTGGCCGAGGCCAGCGCTGAGAACACCGCGCCGTACCTCATCATGGCCGCCGTCATGGCGTCCGGCATGGTGCCGCCCCTGGCGATGGCCCTGGCCTCGACGGTCCTGGGACGTCCGCTGTTCACTCCCGTCGAGCGCGAGAACGGCGCCGCCGCGTGGCTGCTCGGCGCCTCGTTCATCAGCGAGGGCGCGATCCCGTTCGCCGCCGCAGACCCGCTCCGCGTCATCCCCGCCTCCATGCTGGGCGGCGCGGTGACCGGCGCGCTCTGCATGTGGCTGGGCGTGCAGTCGCTGGCACCTCACGGCGGCATCTTCGTGTTCTTCGCCATCGACCCGTTCTGGGCTTTCGCGGTCGCCATCGCAGCCGGTACGGTCGTGACAGCGCTTGCCGTGGTGGCACTGAAGAAGTGGGCGCGTAAGGCCCCGGCCGTCGAGGCCGACCTCCCCGTCGCCGCGGTCGCCGCCTGA
- the gltX gene encoding glutamate--tRNA ligase yields MSSSPDPRTTTATGADVRVRFCPSPTGLPHVGMIRTALYNWAYARHTGGKLIFRVEDTDAARDSEESYRQLVDALTWLKIDWDEGVEVGGPHAPYRQSERREIYAGVLEQLIAAGAVYESYSTAEEIDARNEAAGRAKQLGYDNYDRTLTDEQRAAFRADGREPAWRLRVPDHDLTYVDLIRGSVTFPAGSFPDFVVVRAGGQPLYTFTNPVDDALMGITHVIRGEDLMPSTARQLALYSALIDAGVTPFVPRFGHMPLVLGETGTKKLSKRDPQADLFLHRERGFIHEGLLNYLALLGWSIGPDRDVFSLDEFTAAFDIADVNPNPARFDQKKAESINGDHIRMLAPEDFAARIVPYLAAAGVVGEEPTPQESAMIAAAAPLVQERVQVLGEVPGLLGFLFTNDVDYADDALGSLPANAAEVLVASVAALELVPADEFTAAAVQEALSGALIDGLGLKPRVAYGPLRVALSGRRISPPLFESMELLGKSESIRRLGALVEARPAEG; encoded by the coding sequence ATGTCTTCTTCACCGGATCCCCGCACCACCACCGCGACCGGCGCCGATGTGCGCGTGCGCTTCTGCCCCTCGCCGACCGGCCTGCCGCACGTCGGCATGATCCGCACCGCCCTGTACAACTGGGCGTACGCGCGGCACACCGGGGGCAAGCTCATCTTCCGCGTGGAGGACACCGACGCGGCTCGCGACAGCGAGGAGAGCTACCGCCAGCTCGTCGACGCGCTGACCTGGCTCAAGATCGACTGGGACGAGGGCGTGGAGGTCGGCGGACCGCACGCGCCGTACCGCCAGTCCGAGCGCCGGGAGATCTACGCCGGTGTGCTCGAGCAGCTGATCGCCGCCGGCGCGGTCTACGAGTCGTACTCGACGGCGGAGGAGATCGACGCCCGCAACGAGGCAGCCGGACGCGCGAAGCAGCTCGGCTACGACAACTACGACCGCACGCTCACCGATGAGCAGCGTGCCGCCTTCCGCGCGGACGGTCGTGAACCGGCGTGGCGGCTGCGGGTGCCCGATCACGATCTGACCTACGTCGACCTCATCCGCGGGTCGGTGACCTTCCCGGCCGGATCGTTCCCCGATTTCGTCGTGGTGCGCGCCGGTGGACAGCCGCTCTACACGTTCACGAACCCCGTCGACGACGCTCTCATGGGCATCACCCACGTGATCCGCGGCGAAGACCTCATGCCCTCGACCGCGCGCCAGCTCGCGCTGTACTCCGCGCTGATCGACGCCGGTGTCACCCCCTTCGTGCCCCGGTTCGGCCATATGCCGCTCGTGCTCGGTGAGACGGGCACGAAGAAGCTCTCCAAGCGCGACCCGCAGGCCGATCTCTTCCTCCACCGGGAGCGCGGCTTCATCCACGAGGGTCTGCTCAACTACCTCGCCCTGCTCGGCTGGTCGATCGGCCCCGACCGCGACGTATTCAGCCTCGACGAGTTCACCGCGGCGTTCGACATCGCCGACGTGAATCCCAACCCGGCCCGCTTCGATCAGAAGAAGGCGGAGTCGATCAACGGCGATCACATCAGGATGCTGGCGCCCGAGGACTTCGCGGCGCGGATCGTCCCGTACCTCGCCGCCGCTGGCGTCGTGGGGGAGGAGCCCACCCCGCAGGAGTCGGCGATGATCGCCGCCGCGGCTCCGCTCGTGCAGGAGCGCGTGCAGGTCCTCGGCGAGGTCCCCGGCCTGCTCGGATTCCTCTTCACGAACGACGTCGACTACGCGGACGACGCCCTCGGCAGCCTGCCCGCGAATGCGGCAGAGGTGCTGGTCGCCTCGGTCGCCGCGCTCGAGCTGGTGCCGGCGGATGAGTTCACGGCCGCGGCCGTGCAGGAGGCGCTCAGTGGAGCGCTGATCGACGGCCTCGGACTGAAGCCGCGGGTCGCGTACGGCCCGCTGCGCGTCGCGCTCAGCGGCCGGCGCATCTCGCCGCCGCTGTTCGAGTCGATGGAGCTGCTTGGCAAGTCCGAATCGATCCGGCGCCTCGGCGCACTCGTCGAGGCGCGACCCGCCGAAGGGTGA
- a CDS encoding DeoR/GlpR family DNA-binding transcription regulator, producing MYAMERQTLIEQELVDQGRVSVVSLARRFDVTTETVRRDLAQLESAGALRRVHGGAVVAERSSTAETPLATRMRHAGAAKSAIARRCVELLPPDFHGSLYLDAGTTTAAIAAALATRPSGARPIDIVTHSMALAHALAGAPGIGLTVIGGRVRGITAAAVGADTVRAIEQLRPDIAFVGVNGISAGFGLSTPDPDEAAVKTAIVAAARRTVVAADAGKHGRELLVSFAPLRAVDVLVTDVAPAADLAEALADADAEVLVA from the coding sequence ATGTACGCAATGGAGCGCCAGACGCTGATCGAGCAGGAGCTCGTCGATCAGGGCCGTGTCAGCGTCGTATCACTGGCCCGTCGATTCGACGTCACGACGGAGACCGTCCGGCGGGATCTGGCTCAGCTCGAGAGTGCCGGTGCGCTGCGTCGCGTGCACGGGGGAGCGGTCGTCGCGGAGCGCTCGAGCACCGCCGAGACGCCTCTGGCCACCCGGATGCGCCACGCGGGCGCCGCGAAGAGCGCCATCGCCCGGCGCTGCGTCGAGCTGCTGCCGCCCGACTTCCACGGATCCCTCTACCTCGACGCGGGCACGACCACCGCGGCGATCGCGGCCGCCCTCGCGACGCGCCCCTCGGGGGCGCGCCCGATCGACATCGTCACGCACTCGATGGCCCTCGCGCACGCTCTCGCCGGAGCGCCGGGGATCGGGCTCACCGTCATCGGCGGCCGCGTCCGGGGCATCACCGCGGCGGCGGTGGGGGCCGACACGGTCCGGGCCATCGAACAGCTTCGGCCCGACATCGCCTTCGTCGGCGTGAACGGCATCTCCGCCGGCTTCGGGCTCAGCACCCCCGACCCGGACGAGGCCGCGGTGAAGACGGCGATCGTCGCCGCCGCGCGCCGCACCGTCGTCGCCGCCGACGCGGGCAAACACGGCAGGGAGCTGCTCGTGAGCTTCGCGCCGCTCCGGGCCGTCGACGTGCTCGTCACCGACGTGGCGCCCGCCGCCGACCTCGCTGAGGCCCTCGCCGACGCCGACGCGGAGGTGCTCGTCGCATGA
- a CDS encoding phosphotransferase, with translation MPDKPAAELPIDARLIRTLLEEQAPHLAEEPLRHAADGWDCSVWRLGDTRAVRLPRRALAAPLVRHEQRALPLIGPAVAATGVEVPTPVFAGRPGGGYPWSWSIVPWFPGSRGIDVPRPARAAWAGALAGALRALHVVAPGDAPVNPVRGLPLQTRADSVGARLSAVAAAGAAPPGEVAAARAAWADALAATPWSGPPVWIHGDLHPGNLIADGGRLVAMIDFGDVTAGDPAYDLAVGWLAFDPAGRAIFTGALRDAYDAATWTRARGWAAAIGAILLDHSDDNPDYAAIGAEALTELASDA, from the coding sequence ATGCCGGACAAGCCCGCTGCCGAACTGCCGATCGACGCGCGGCTGATCCGGACGCTCCTGGAGGAGCAGGCTCCGCACCTGGCGGAGGAACCGCTCCGCCACGCGGCGGACGGCTGGGACTGCTCGGTCTGGCGGCTCGGTGACACCCGCGCCGTCCGGCTCCCCCGTCGCGCGCTCGCCGCCCCGCTGGTGCGGCACGAGCAGCGCGCCCTGCCCCTCATCGGACCGGCGGTGGCCGCGACCGGTGTCGAGGTGCCGACGCCCGTCTTCGCCGGCCGGCCCGGCGGCGGGTACCCCTGGAGCTGGTCGATCGTGCCCTGGTTCCCCGGTTCGCGCGGGATCGATGTGCCTCGCCCCGCCCGGGCGGCGTGGGCCGGCGCGCTGGCCGGCGCGCTGCGCGCGCTGCATGTGGTCGCGCCCGGCGACGCCCCCGTGAATCCGGTGCGCGGCCTCCCGCTGCAGACCCGCGCCGACAGCGTGGGCGCGCGGCTGTCGGCGGTCGCCGCCGCCGGCGCGGCCCCACCGGGTGAGGTCGCCGCCGCTCGCGCGGCCTGGGCGGATGCGCTTGCCGCAACGCCGTGGAGCGGGCCGCCCGTGTGGATCCACGGTGATCTGCACCCCGGCAACCTGATCGCAGACGGCGGAAGGCTCGTCGCGATGATCGACTTCGGCGACGTGACGGCGGGCGACCCCGCCTACGACCTGGCGGTGGGCTGGCTGGCATTCGATCCGGCGGGTCGGGCGATCTTCACCGGCGCGCTGCGCGACGCGTACGACGCGGCAACCTGGACGCGCGCACGAGGGTGGGCGGCGGCCATCGGAGCGATCCTGCTCGATCACAGCGACGACAACCCGGACTATGCGGCGATCGGGGCCGAGGCGCTGACCGAGCTCGCCTCGGACGCCTGA